A single region of the Leishmania panamensis strain MHOM/PA/94/PSC-1 chromosome 21 sequence genome encodes:
- the RPS6 gene encoding 40S ribosomal protein S6, putative (TriTrypDB/GeneDB-style sysID: LpmP.21.2100), which produces MKLNIAYPRNGTVKQFEISDEVLRRVQLQDYRLGNEVDGAIFGGEFKGYIFRLRGGSDKDGFPMVPGVLASSRVSLLVKRGAIGFNTFRGYQGERRRKNVRGCVLASDIALVNVTISKVGDQPIEGVTDTTAPRRLGPKRASKIRKLFNLSRTEDVRRYVVRRRVLKSGKKDRLKAPKVQRLMTPKIKARRAKKAKDAIAKVRASAAERREYLRLIASHRRALRQRDHSKKHTHKVHTQRAEVAAFQKK; this is translated from the coding sequence ATGAAGCTCAATATCGCGTACCCCCGCAACGGGACGGTGAAGCAGTTCGAGATCTCGGACGAGGTGCTCCGccgcgtgcagctgcaggactACCGTCTCGGCAACGAGGTGGACGGCGCCATCTTTGGCGGAGAGTTCAAGGGCTACATCTTTCGCCTGCGCGGTGGCTCGGACAAGGATGGCTTCCCGATGGTCCCCGGTGTGCTTGCCTCCAGCCgtgtgtcgctgctggtgaagCGCGGCGCGATCGGCTTCAACACCTTCCGCGGCTACCAGGGTGAGCGTCGTCGCAAGAACGTTCGTGGCTGCGTGCTCGCGAGCGATATTGCGCTGGTGAACGTGACCATCTCCAAGGTCGGCGACCAGCCGATTGAGGGCGTGACGGACACCACTGCTCCCCGTCGTCTGGGCCCGAAGCGCGCGAGCAAGATCCGCAAGCTCTTCAACCTGTCCCGCACTGAAGATGTGCGCAGGTATGTGGTTCGCCGCCGTGTCCTCAAGAGCGGCAAGAAGGACCGGCTGAAGGCCCCAAAGGTCCAGCGCTTGATGACACCAAAGATCAAGGCCCGCCGTGCCAAGAAGGCCAAGGACGCCATTGCCAAGgtgcgcgcgtctgctgctgagcgCCGTGAGTACCTGCGCCTGATCGCTtcgcaccgccgtgcgctgcgccagcgcgaCCACTCcaagaagcacacgcacaaggtGCACACCCAGCGCGCCGAGGTAGCTGCATTCCAGAAGAAGTAG